One stretch of Roseimicrobium sp. ORNL1 DNA includes these proteins:
- a CDS encoding glutaredoxin family protein has translation MNVRLFVKSGCPWCDEAMEWLDDHGIEYTTLNVSADLEAREEMRELTGQTKAPSIDVDGEVLADFGADELEAWWDEKGYPVNPES, from the coding sequence ATGAACGTCCGACTGTTTGTGAAATCCGGGTGCCCCTGGTGTGATGAAGCAATGGAATGGCTGGATGACCACGGCATCGAGTACACCACGCTCAATGTCTCCGCGGACCTCGAAGCACGCGAGGAAATGCGCGAGCTCACCGGCCAGACCAAGGCCCCCAGCATTGATGTGGATGGCGAAGTCCTTGCCGACTTCGGCGCGGATGAACTGGAAGCGTGGTGGGACGAAAAGGGCTATCCGGTGAATCCGGAGAGCTGA
- a CDS encoding orotidine 5'-phosphate decarboxylase / HUMPS family protein, whose protein sequence is MKPIVQISLDLTNIDEALETAALAMRAGVDWLEAGTPLILAEGLHGVRALRKAFPNTPIVADLKTMDGGYLEAEMMAKAGATHVVVMARAHAETIKCVVNAGRDFGAKVMGDNMVCPDMVEGAKWLEDLGCDYVIHHIGYDERRGIAAAGHRMPSPLDQLREVVQAVKIPVQAVGGLTLEQAIRCPEFGAPLVVLGAPLTIDADAFKTADGDLESSLRLICEKIHAYGDVAVGG, encoded by the coding sequence ATGAAACCCATCGTTCAAATCTCCCTCGACCTCACCAACATCGACGAAGCCCTTGAGACTGCCGCGCTGGCCATGCGCGCCGGCGTGGATTGGCTGGAAGCTGGCACACCGCTGATTCTCGCAGAAGGACTGCACGGCGTGCGCGCCCTGCGCAAGGCATTCCCGAATACGCCCATCGTGGCTGACCTGAAGACCATGGACGGTGGCTACCTCGAAGCGGAGATGATGGCCAAGGCCGGCGCCACGCATGTGGTGGTGATGGCACGCGCGCATGCGGAAACCATCAAGTGCGTGGTGAACGCCGGTCGTGACTTCGGCGCGAAGGTCATGGGCGACAACATGGTGTGCCCCGACATGGTGGAAGGCGCGAAGTGGCTGGAAGATCTCGGCTGTGATTATGTGATTCACCACATTGGCTATGATGAGCGCCGTGGCATCGCCGCTGCCGGTCATCGCATGCCGAGCCCGCTGGACCAGCTTCGCGAAGTGGTGCAGGCCGTGAAGATTCCCGTGCAGGCCGTGGGTGGCCTCACCCTGGAGCAGGCCATCCGCTGCCCTGAATTTGGCGCCCCACTCGTGGTGCTCGGCGCTCCGCTGACCATTGATGCCGATGCCTTCAAGACCGCCGATGGCGACCTCGAAAGCTCCCTGCGCCTGATCTGTGAAAAGATCCACGCCTATGGCGATGTAGCAGTGGGTGGCTAA
- a CDS encoding PQQ-binding-like beta-propeller repeat protein: MKHLALLCFLPLASVMGADWPQWRGPDRNGISREKEWKAEFQGDPKILWKASVGLGFSSFVVADGKVYTAGHASETDTVYCFDAVTGKQVWKHSFPAELGDKFFQGGTTGTPTLADGKLYHLSRWGDMFCFDAATGKIVWQKNIQQETGLRLPDWGYTGAPLVWENLVVLNVGEHGVALDKTSGKVVWQSPDENAGYSTPLPYQQDGKTLLTFGSGRAYVGVDPKTGEKVWEHKWTTSYGVNAADPIIHKGQAFISSGYNKGAALLKLGESEPQVVWQNRVMRNQMNASILIADHLYGIDGNEDRGASLKCIEFGTGKQLWEEKSAGAGAVVAADGKLIVLCESGELIIAHATPDAFDPISRGHVLDAKCWTAPVLANGLLYCRNAAGDIACVDLRKK; this comes from the coding sequence ATGAAACACCTCGCTCTTCTCTGTTTCCTCCCGCTCGCCAGCGTCATGGGCGCGGACTGGCCCCAATGGCGTGGCCCGGACAGGAACGGCATCTCCAGGGAGAAAGAGTGGAAAGCGGAATTTCAAGGGGATCCCAAAATCTTGTGGAAGGCATCGGTGGGGCTGGGATTTTCCTCCTTCGTGGTGGCGGACGGCAAGGTCTACACCGCCGGCCATGCCAGTGAGACAGACACGGTGTACTGCTTCGATGCCGTGACCGGTAAGCAGGTGTGGAAGCATTCCTTTCCAGCGGAGCTCGGGGACAAGTTTTTCCAGGGAGGCACTACCGGCACCCCGACCCTCGCGGATGGCAAGCTCTACCACCTCAGCCGCTGGGGGGACATGTTCTGCTTCGACGCTGCGACTGGGAAGATCGTCTGGCAGAAGAACATCCAGCAGGAAACCGGACTTCGCCTTCCTGACTGGGGCTATACCGGTGCTCCGCTGGTATGGGAGAATCTCGTGGTGCTCAATGTCGGCGAACACGGCGTGGCGCTGGACAAGACCAGCGGCAAGGTGGTGTGGCAGTCTCCGGATGAAAACGCTGGCTATTCCACTCCCCTGCCCTACCAACAGGATGGGAAGACGCTGCTGACCTTTGGCTCAGGCCGCGCTTACGTCGGCGTGGATCCCAAGACCGGCGAAAAGGTTTGGGAGCACAAGTGGACCACCAGCTACGGGGTGAATGCCGCGGATCCCATCATTCACAAAGGGCAGGCTTTCATTTCCTCCGGATACAACAAGGGCGCCGCCCTGCTGAAGCTCGGTGAAAGTGAGCCGCAGGTGGTGTGGCAGAATCGCGTGATGCGCAATCAGATGAATGCCTCCATCCTGATTGCCGACCATCTCTATGGCATCGATGGAAACGAAGACCGCGGCGCCAGTCTGAAATGCATCGAATTCGGAACCGGCAAACAACTCTGGGAAGAGAAGAGTGCAGGCGCAGGCGCAGTCGTCGCGGCGGATGGGAAGCTCATTGTGCTCTGCGAGTCAGGTGAACTCATCATCGCTCACGCCACGCCAGACGCCTTTGACCCGATCTCACGCGGCCACGTGCTGGACGCGAAATGCTGGACCGCCCCCGTGCTGGCCAATGGGCTCCTCTACTGCCGGAATGCGGCAGGAGACATCGCATGTGTTGACCTGCGGAAAAAATAA
- a CDS encoding HAMP domain-containing sensor histidine kinase: MSAAHTTATSGVVFTHPTLLGATTETGDGYHQELLRGVTHKLNNLLAIIQGFSSLILMNDDLDEGSKENMQHIKEASVAVSGLSERIRVAGGCAKISPQTLNLADYLTAVEASLRDPFIKAGVPFDIEVPPGLPNVEIDPSKLKDLLMEILRNAAAGAQSGGGRALMQVSGPGIVTPTQEGRVDILITNTGSTIPQDKLQEIFKPFVSSRSSHHLGLGLTVAAMLARQMNVRLGVHSEEHIVTFWLSLPMA, from the coding sequence ATGTCGGCTGCGCATACCACCGCTACCTCAGGAGTTGTCTTCACTCATCCCACCCTCCTGGGCGCGACCACGGAAACGGGAGATGGCTATCATCAGGAGCTTCTGCGTGGCGTCACGCATAAGCTGAATAACCTCCTCGCCATCATTCAGGGCTTCAGCAGCCTCATCTTGATGAATGATGATCTTGATGAGGGTTCCAAGGAGAACATGCAGCACATCAAGGAAGCGAGCGTCGCCGTGTCTGGCTTGAGCGAGCGTATTCGCGTGGCTGGTGGTTGTGCGAAGATCTCGCCCCAAACGCTGAACCTTGCGGATTACCTCACTGCTGTGGAGGCGTCCCTGCGTGACCCCTTCATCAAGGCTGGCGTTCCCTTTGATATCGAAGTTCCTCCGGGTCTGCCGAATGTGGAGATCGATCCTTCCAAGCTCAAGGATCTGCTGATGGAAATCCTGCGCAATGCCGCCGCAGGTGCGCAGAGTGGAGGTGGTCGTGCGCTGATGCAGGTCAGCGGTCCCGGCATTGTGACCCCGACGCAAGAAGGCCGGGTGGATATTTTGATCACGAATACCGGCTCCACGATTCCTCAGGATAAACTTCAGGAAATCTTCAAGCCCTTCGTCAGCAGCCGCAGCAGTCATCATCTTGGGCTCGGCCTCACCGTCGCGGCCATGCTGGCACGGCAGATGAACGTGCGTCTTGGAGTGCACTCGGAAGAGCACATCGTCACCTTCTGGCTGAGCCTGCCGATGGCGTAA
- a CDS encoding pyridoxamine 5'-phosphate oxidase family protein: MSSINQNQPEHNRDDLAGPQAVDKIRALVSKAQTCFFCSKVVVRGSTGARPMNVRKVDDNGSLWFLSADDSHLNHELARDPSVHLYFQASPHSGFLHLMGRARVTRNPAMIHELWEPLIKTWFTGGENDPRITVIEVIPTEGYYWDVKHGNMVAGIKMMIGAAIGETLDDSIEGAIRL; this comes from the coding sequence ATGAGTTCCATCAATCAAAACCAGCCGGAGCACAATCGCGACGACCTTGCCGGCCCGCAGGCGGTCGATAAGATTCGGGCGCTGGTGAGCAAGGCGCAGACCTGCTTCTTCTGTTCCAAGGTCGTGGTGCGTGGTTCTACCGGAGCGCGTCCCATGAATGTGCGGAAGGTGGATGACAATGGCAGTCTCTGGTTCCTGAGCGCGGATGACAGCCATCTGAATCACGAACTCGCCCGTGACCCTTCGGTGCATCTCTATTTCCAGGCTTCACCGCATTCGGGATTTCTGCATCTCATGGGGCGAGCCCGGGTCACGCGTAATCCGGCGATGATTCACGAACTGTGGGAGCCGCTGATCAAGACATGGTTCACGGGAGGCGAGAACGATCCGCGGATCACTGTCATCGAAGTTATTCCCACGGAAGGGTACTACTGGGATGTGAAGCACGGCAACATGGTCGCCGGCATCAAGATGATGATCGGCGCGGCGATTGGCGAGACGCTGGATGATTCGATCGAGGGTGCGATCCGGCTGTGA
- a CDS encoding Gfo/Idh/MocA family oxidoreductase yields the protein MHRRHFLTTAAVTAASAFSAVPLLAQKSGKKYRTALIGSGWWGMNILREAIASGRVTICAVCDADDNVAENAVNDVNAENGETPKKYEDYREMLEKEKPEIVIIATPDHWHALQTIAAVKAGAHVLVEKPTGHTVNESKAIVRAARDSGTLVQVGLHRRIGPHHVEAMNFLKSGAVGKVGMVRCFAHSKGGPEAPKANVQPPKGMNWDLYCGPSPLRPFCSKIHPGGWRGFLDFANGTMADWGVHWLDQVLWWSGEKGPKTVYCTGGRDIAGPAILNDKEQTTDVPDHQVATFEFENFTAVWEHRKFAGNGPEHHNVGCYFYGEKGALHIGWKDGWTFYPADGKTPTTHGDSQLQEPQGDGHNIGALWADLIDAIENKRKPVADIESAHRSSCLPLLGMLSWKAGRSIRWDAEKELIIGDEEASKLLARKYRGPWEYPV from the coding sequence ATGCACCGCCGCCACTTCCTGACGACCGCCGCTGTCACTGCGGCCTCAGCATTTTCCGCCGTGCCGCTTTTGGCACAGAAGTCCGGCAAGAAATACCGCACCGCACTGATTGGCTCCGGCTGGTGGGGCATGAACATCCTGCGGGAGGCCATCGCCTCCGGCCGTGTCACCATCTGCGCCGTGTGTGATGCGGATGACAATGTGGCGGAAAATGCGGTCAACGACGTGAACGCAGAGAACGGCGAGACTCCGAAGAAGTACGAGGACTACCGCGAGATGCTGGAGAAGGAGAAGCCGGAGATCGTCATCATCGCCACGCCAGATCACTGGCACGCCCTCCAGACCATCGCCGCGGTGAAGGCGGGTGCGCATGTGCTGGTGGAAAAGCCGACCGGGCACACGGTGAATGAGAGCAAGGCCATCGTAAGAGCGGCCAGGGACTCCGGCACGCTCGTGCAGGTGGGCCTGCATCGCCGCATCGGTCCACATCACGTGGAGGCCATGAATTTCCTCAAGAGCGGCGCCGTTGGCAAGGTGGGCATGGTGCGCTGCTTCGCTCACAGCAAGGGCGGCCCGGAAGCGCCCAAGGCGAATGTCCAGCCCCCCAAAGGCATGAACTGGGACCTGTACTGCGGTCCTTCTCCCCTCCGCCCCTTCTGCAGCAAGATCCATCCCGGCGGCTGGCGCGGCTTCCTCGATTTCGCAAACGGCACCATGGCGGACTGGGGCGTGCACTGGCTGGATCAGGTACTCTGGTGGAGCGGCGAGAAAGGACCAAAGACCGTGTACTGCACCGGCGGACGCGACATTGCCGGCCCCGCCATTTTGAATGACAAGGAGCAGACCACCGATGTGCCCGATCATCAGGTGGCGACGTTTGAGTTCGAAAACTTCACTGCCGTGTGGGAACACCGCAAGTTCGCCGGGAACGGCCCGGAACATCACAATGTGGGCTGCTACTTCTACGGAGAAAAGGGCGCGTTGCACATCGGCTGGAAGGACGGCTGGACCTTCTACCCCGCTGATGGCAAGACGCCCACCACGCACGGTGACTCACAGCTTCAGGAACCGCAGGGAGACGGCCACAACATCGGCGCCTTGTGGGCCGATCTGATCGACGCCATCGAGAACAAGCGCAAACCCGTGGCCGACATCGAAAGCGCCCACCGCTCCTCCTGCCTGCCCCTGCTCGGCATGCTCTCCTGGAAAGCCGGACGCAGCATCCGCTGGGATGCGGAGAAAGAACTCATCATCGGCGATGAAGAAGCCAGCAAACTGCTGGCGCGGAAGTACCGCGGACCGTGGGAGTATCCCGTGTGA
- a CDS encoding PH domain-containing protein: protein MPVEDESLSPPAREETVLWSGHSSQWVHFWWYFFCVLLAVAAVVGAIFTAGLSLVGLIIPLVMWGLRWWMTRTTKYELTSQRLRRTSGILNRTLDELELYRVKDYSVEMPLMMRIFGLGNLRLVTSDATTPVVDIPAIQGAMDVRELLRTAVQAERDRKRVRELDVDGPGGSIP, encoded by the coding sequence ATGCCTGTGGAAGATGAGTCCCTGTCACCGCCTGCAAGAGAAGAAACTGTGCTCTGGTCCGGCCATTCCTCCCAGTGGGTGCATTTCTGGTGGTACTTCTTTTGTGTGCTTCTGGCCGTGGCTGCGGTGGTCGGCGCGATCTTCACCGCAGGGCTCTCTCTGGTGGGACTAATCATTCCCCTCGTCATGTGGGGTCTTCGCTGGTGGATGACCCGGACGACGAAGTACGAGCTCACCTCCCAGCGTTTGCGCCGGACATCCGGCATCCTGAACCGCACCCTCGATGAACTCGAGCTCTACCGGGTCAAGGACTACAGTGTGGAGATGCCTCTGATGATGCGCATCTTTGGTCTCGGCAATCTCCGGCTTGTCACCTCAGATGCCACGACTCCGGTGGTGGACATCCCTGCCATCCAGGGAGCCATGGATGTGCGCGAGCTCCTCCGTACGGCTGTCCAGGCCGAGCGCGATCGCAAGCGTGTGCGAGAACTGGACGTGGATGGTCCTGGCGGATCGATTCCCTGA
- a CDS encoding GntR family transcriptional regulator: MASLPSNGLQAIRRSTLAEEVAAQVRRSIISGQIAEGSQVSEPKLAEQLHVSRVPVREALVELEHDGVVVFDHRGRCQVRQFTKADFEEILSLRLNLELMSVKLAAEKVTSQDLALLKSNLEALEEEKDVTNISRLDVEFHDLIMQAARHERLRVCWHTVRTQFELLLAKAHRWQAANDIPVSDHALRGHRPIFRALSAGDPEKAVQQMQKHIREWAEWMPADETTVA, encoded by the coding sequence ATGGCATCCCTACCCTCCAACGGTCTCCAGGCCATCCGCCGCTCCACCCTCGCGGAGGAAGTGGCTGCGCAGGTGCGCCGCTCCATCATCTCCGGCCAGATCGCAGAGGGCAGTCAGGTAAGTGAGCCCAAGCTGGCCGAGCAACTCCACGTGAGCCGGGTGCCCGTACGCGAAGCGCTGGTGGAACTGGAGCACGATGGCGTGGTTGTCTTCGATCATCGCGGGCGCTGCCAGGTGCGGCAGTTCACGAAAGCGGACTTCGAGGAGATTCTCTCGTTGCGGCTCAATCTGGAACTCATGAGCGTGAAGCTCGCCGCCGAGAAAGTGACCTCGCAGGACCTCGCCCTTCTGAAGAGCAATCTCGAAGCGCTGGAGGAAGAGAAGGACGTGACGAACATCAGCCGTCTCGATGTGGAATTCCACGACCTCATCATGCAGGCCGCGCGGCATGAGCGACTGCGCGTTTGCTGGCACACGGTCCGCACGCAGTTTGAATTGCTCCTGGCCAAAGCGCATCGCTGGCAGGCGGCGAATGATATTCCCGTAAGCGACCACGCCCTTCGTGGTCATCGCCCCATCTTCCGCGCGCTCTCTGCCGGTGACCCTGAAAAAGCGGTGCAGCAGATGCAGAAGCACATCCGCGAATGGGCCGAGTGGATGCCCGCGGATGAAACCACCGTGGCGTGA
- a CDS encoding PQQ-binding-like beta-propeller repeat protein: MKLPVLLTTLLTCGNLLAQPANMSLYWPDRQGPTQNGMIPESEWAKLPLEWDEASGKGIAWKTPIENEGHSSPIIGGDLVWFTAATTDGHKMYVYAINRHDGKIVHHKLLFENEAPEELGNPVNNYAAPSPTLDETGVYVHFGTYGTAKLDPKTADVLWQRRDINVRHFRGPGSTPVLFENMIILTYDGIDKQFVTALDKNTGKTIWTTNRTTDYGDLDKEGKPTRDGDLRKAYGTPTLMNVDGQAQLISVGSRAAFGYDAHTGKEIWTLRHTEFNASARPVVDGNIVYINTGSERSHLVAVKLDKDAKGDLTETPRVLWDRAKRNAVLSSPVLINGYIFQATGAAVGTCADPKTGEDVWSERISPGKFVASPIVTKDRIYFISDTGDVTVVAPAPEFKVIASSKFESPVTASPAVADGAIFVRTKTHLCKVVQAK, translated from the coding sequence ATGAAACTGCCCGTGCTTCTCACCACCCTGCTCACTTGCGGCAACCTGCTCGCACAGCCGGCGAACATGTCCCTGTACTGGCCCGACCGCCAGGGGCCCACGCAGAACGGCATGATCCCCGAGTCCGAATGGGCGAAGCTGCCTCTGGAATGGGATGAAGCGAGTGGCAAGGGCATCGCGTGGAAGACACCCATCGAGAACGAGGGCCACTCCTCGCCCATCATTGGCGGGGATCTCGTGTGGTTCACCGCTGCCACCACGGATGGCCACAAGATGTACGTGTATGCCATCAACCGGCACGATGGAAAAATCGTGCACCACAAGCTCCTCTTTGAGAATGAAGCTCCGGAAGAACTGGGCAATCCGGTGAACAACTACGCCGCGCCTTCGCCCACGCTGGATGAGACCGGTGTGTACGTTCACTTCGGCACCTATGGCACGGCCAAGCTGGATCCAAAGACGGCCGATGTCCTCTGGCAGCGCCGCGACATCAATGTGCGCCACTTCCGCGGACCAGGCTCCACACCGGTGCTTTTTGAGAACATGATCATTCTCACGTACGACGGCATCGACAAACAGTTCGTCACGGCGCTGGACAAGAATACTGGCAAGACCATCTGGACCACGAACCGCACCACCGACTACGGCGATCTGGACAAGGAAGGAAAGCCCACCCGCGACGGTGACCTGCGCAAGGCGTATGGCACCCCGACGCTCATGAATGTGGATGGACAGGCCCAGCTCATCTCCGTGGGCTCACGCGCGGCCTTTGGCTACGACGCCCACACCGGGAAGGAAATCTGGACCCTGCGGCACACCGAGTTCAACGCGTCCGCGCGTCCCGTGGTGGATGGGAACATCGTGTACATCAACACCGGCTCCGAGCGCTCCCATCTCGTGGCAGTGAAGCTGGACAAGGACGCCAAGGGCGACCTGACTGAGACTCCCCGCGTGCTGTGGGACCGTGCCAAGCGCAACGCGGTGCTGTCCAGCCCCGTCCTCATCAACGGCTACATCTTCCAGGCGACCGGCGCCGCAGTGGGCACCTGTGCGGACCCCAAGACGGGCGAGGACGTCTGGAGCGAGCGCATTTCACCAGGCAAATTCGTAGCATCCCCCATCGTCACGAAGGACCGCATCTATTTCATCAGCGACACCGGGGACGTCACCGTGGTGGCGCCGGCACCGGAGTTCAAGGTCATCGCCAGCAGCAAGTTCGAGTCACCCGTCACTGCGTCACCTGCGGTGGCGGATGGTGCGATTTTCGTGCGTACAAAAACGCATCTGTGCAAGGTGGTACAGGCGAAATAG
- a CDS encoding glycosyltransferase — MAHFLLTPFGSAGDVNPFIWMGRLLKARGHEVELITAPMFRPMVEGAGLTFLPLGEEAEFETLVRHPDLWKPLKGTALVLECGAKFLRPCYEVIASRIRPGESRLVSPFHLFAARVAREKFGVPLVSTHLQPSCFLSLYDTPILIPGMEWITRLPKWVKRLMFSMPNPADFKLAPVLKNLCRDIGVTPPPRPLPHWMHSPDANLALFPSWFAAPQPDWPVHTTQTGFPLEDLKGQYPLPDALLAWLAAGDKPVLLSPGSGNAQAREFFHEGLEACRLAGMRALIGTRYPEQLPSPLPEFAQHFDYLPFGELLPHVSVLVHHGGIGTLSQALATGVPQLLMPMGHDQPDNAARLEKLGASATVYPKNFKAVTIASALKNLAENDRVAAACRTAAAKCYEARPAAIAVQVLESVVRRD; from the coding sequence ATGGCGCACTTTCTCCTGACCCCATTTGGCAGTGCTGGTGATGTGAATCCCTTCATCTGGATGGGACGGCTTCTGAAAGCCCGCGGCCACGAGGTGGAGCTCATCACTGCGCCCATGTTCCGTCCCATGGTGGAGGGTGCCGGATTAACGTTCCTTCCACTGGGCGAGGAGGCGGAATTCGAAACTTTGGTGCGTCACCCGGACCTGTGGAAGCCGCTGAAAGGCACCGCTCTGGTGCTGGAGTGTGGGGCAAAATTTTTGCGCCCCTGCTACGAGGTGATCGCTTCACGCATCCGCCCCGGGGAGAGCCGGTTGGTCTCGCCCTTTCACCTCTTCGCCGCGCGGGTGGCACGAGAAAAATTTGGAGTGCCACTCGTGTCCACCCACTTGCAACCCTCGTGCTTCCTCAGCCTGTACGACACGCCGATCCTGATTCCCGGCATGGAATGGATCACCCGGCTGCCCAAGTGGGTGAAGCGACTGATGTTTTCCATGCCCAATCCAGCGGACTTCAAGCTGGCGCCGGTGCTGAAAAATCTCTGCCGCGATATCGGAGTCACTCCACCGCCCCGTCCCCTGCCCCACTGGATGCACTCGCCAGATGCGAACCTCGCGCTGTTCCCCTCCTGGTTCGCCGCCCCCCAGCCGGACTGGCCGGTGCACACGACGCAGACGGGCTTTCCTCTGGAGGATCTGAAGGGTCAGTACCCGCTTCCCGACGCACTGTTGGCGTGGCTCGCAGCCGGGGACAAGCCGGTGCTGCTGAGCCCTGGCAGTGGAAACGCGCAGGCCAGGGAGTTTTTCCACGAAGGCCTGGAGGCCTGCCGTCTTGCCGGCATGCGCGCCCTCATTGGCACCCGGTATCCAGAACAACTGCCGTCTCCGCTGCCGGAGTTTGCACAGCATTTCGACTACCTGCCCTTCGGTGAACTGCTGCCGCACGTGAGTGTGCTAGTTCATCATGGTGGCATCGGCACCCTCTCTCAAGCTCTGGCCACCGGAGTGCCGCAGCTCCTCATGCCGATGGGTCATGACCAGCCGGACAATGCCGCGCGGCTTGAGAAACTGGGAGCATCCGCAACCGTGTACCCCAAGAACTTCAAGGCCGTGACGATCGCATCCGCATTGAAGAACCTCGCGGAAAACGACCGCGTGGCAGCCGCATGTCGAACGGCTGCGGCGAAATGCTACGAAGCACGGCCCGCGGCAATCGCGGTGCAGGTGCTGGAAAGTGTCGTCCGTCGGGACTGA
- a CDS encoding zinc-binding dehydrogenase, with protein MNSAAVVNFAPEKGSVEIREIPKPEIGAEDVLLEVANVGVCGSDLHQWTADHSWPVNYPVVLGHEFGGHIVQVGKEVQGWKEGDRVVSETAAIISQNNPMTRRGLYNLDPTRKGFGYGVNGAMTKYVRVPSRILHHVPDQLPFEQACLTEPCCVAYNAVVKNARIEPGDRVVVLGPGTIGILCAAMARLCGAEVALVGLPQDAHRLEIAKKYGCEVIIGDAKPWSMERDGMGADGVIDAAGASVTLRIALDIVRPAGWISKVGWGPQPLGFNIDPLVQKNITLQGSFSHNWPVWERVIALLASGQMDVRPIIGGVWPITDWHEAFEKMHKGEVVKSVLKPV; from the coding sequence ATGAACTCCGCCGCTGTCGTCAACTTCGCGCCTGAAAAGGGCTCCGTCGAAATCCGTGAAATCCCCAAGCCGGAGATCGGCGCCGAGGATGTGCTGCTCGAAGTCGCCAATGTCGGCGTGTGCGGCAGTGACCTGCACCAGTGGACCGCGGATCATTCCTGGCCGGTGAACTATCCCGTGGTGCTGGGCCATGAGTTCGGTGGACACATTGTGCAAGTGGGCAAGGAGGTGCAGGGCTGGAAGGAAGGCGACCGCGTGGTGAGCGAAACCGCCGCCATCATCAGCCAGAACAATCCCATGACGCGTCGCGGGCTCTACAATCTGGACCCCACGCGCAAGGGATTCGGCTACGGCGTGAATGGCGCGATGACGAAGTACGTGCGCGTGCCCTCCCGCATCCTGCACCATGTGCCGGACCAGCTTCCCTTTGAGCAGGCCTGCCTCACCGAACCCTGCTGCGTAGCCTACAACGCGGTGGTGAAGAACGCGCGCATCGAGCCCGGTGACCGCGTCGTCGTGCTCGGACCTGGCACCATTGGCATTCTCTGTGCCGCCATGGCCCGCCTGTGTGGCGCGGAAGTGGCCCTCGTGGGTCTGCCGCAGGATGCGCACCGTTTGGAAATCGCGAAGAAATACGGCTGCGAAGTCATCATCGGCGATGCCAAGCCCTGGTCCATGGAACGCGATGGCATGGGTGCGGATGGTGTCATTGACGCCGCTGGTGCGAGCGTAACGCTCCGCATCGCGCTCGACATCGTACGTCCCGCCGGCTGGATCAGCAAGGTGGGTTGGGGCCCGCAGCCACTCGGGTTCAACATTGATCCGCTCGTGCAGAAGAACATCACCCTGCAGGGCAGCTTCAGCCACAATTGGCCCGTGTGGGAACGCGTCATCGCGCTGCTCGCCAGCGGCCAGATGGACGTGCGCCCGATCATCGGCGGCGTGTGGCCCATCACGGACTGGCACGAAGCCTTCGAGAAGATGCACAAGGGCGAAGTGGTGAAGAGCGTGCTGAAGCCGGTGTAA
- the pdxA gene encoding 4-hydroxythreonine-4-phosphate dehydrogenase PdxA, translating into MAAKRKPIIALTMGDPAGVGPEVCLHLITRQSISEICTPVIFGDALILKRVAALTNLPFDADVLKPAEWRTKRKKLDRPAVLDLPAVNSDRVTPGEIGAHTGAAAFAYVEASIEAALAGEIAGVATGPLNKEALHMAGIDFPGHTEIFASRTHAPRWCMMQYSDEITCTFVTVHVGYSEVPALLTQERIVDVIELTATALQRIRGYAPKIVVCGLNPHAGEHGLFGNQEEERVIIPAIEIARSRGLQVEGPLPPDTCFVPAKRKTTDAFVCMYHDQGHIPVKALAFDSAVNTTLGLPVIRTSVDHGTALDIAWQGKANPGSMIQAVRLAVKLAGG; encoded by the coding sequence ATGGCGGCGAAACGAAAACCCATCATTGCTCTCACCATGGGCGACCCTGCCGGTGTGGGCCCTGAGGTGTGCCTGCATCTCATCACGCGGCAGAGCATCTCGGAGATCTGCACGCCGGTGATTTTCGGGGATGCGCTGATCCTCAAGCGTGTCGCCGCACTGACAAATCTCCCGTTTGATGCAGATGTCCTGAAGCCTGCTGAGTGGAGAACAAAGCGCAAAAAGCTCGACCGTCCTGCGGTGCTCGATTTGCCAGCGGTGAATTCGGACCGCGTTACGCCGGGTGAGATCGGCGCGCACACCGGCGCTGCGGCGTTTGCCTATGTGGAGGCTTCCATCGAGGCCGCGCTCGCGGGCGAGATTGCCGGCGTGGCCACGGGCCCGCTGAACAAGGAGGCGCTACACATGGCCGGCATCGACTTCCCCGGGCACACGGAGATCTTCGCCAGCCGCACGCACGCGCCGCGCTGGTGCATGATGCAGTACTCGGACGAGATAACCTGCACCTTTGTCACCGTGCACGTGGGCTATTCGGAAGTGCCCGCGCTGCTCACCCAGGAGCGTATCGTCGATGTCATCGAGCTCACGGCAACGGCCCTGCAGCGCATCCGCGGTTATGCGCCGAAGATCGTGGTATGCGGGCTCAATCCCCATGCCGGTGAGCACGGCCTCTTTGGAAACCAGGAGGAGGAGCGTGTCATCATTCCTGCCATCGAGATTGCTCGTTCCAGAGGGCTGCAAGTGGAAGGCCCCCTGCCTCCTGATACGTGCTTCGTTCCCGCCAAGCGCAAGACCACCGATGCCTTCGTGTGCATGTATCACGATCAGGGGCACATCCCCGTGAAGGCCCTCGCCTTCGACAGCGCGGTGAATACCACGCTCGGTCTCCCAGTCATCCGCACCAGTGTCGATCACGGCACAGCGCTGGACATTGCCTGGCAGGGCAAGGCAAATCCCGGCAGCATGATTCAGGCGGTGCGATTGGCGGTGAAACTGGCGGGTGGGTGA